From Tautonia marina:
CTGGCGATCGGCGTGCCGCAAGTGGTGCTCTGTGTGGCGGTGCCGACGCTGGCGACGCGATGGTATCTGGGCGCCTGGGGGCCGGCCCTGTTCACGGGAATGCTCGTGGCGATGTCGAGTACGGCCGTCGTTCTGAAAATCCTGATCGAACGGGGTGAGGTGGGAACTCCCCACGGGAAGATCGCCGTGGCGGTCTTGCTCTTGCAGGACTTGCTGGTGATGGTCTTCATGCTGGCCGTGCCGTTGCTGTCTCCCGAAGCCGGCGAGGAAGGATGGGAAGGGGTTCTGGGTCAGCTCGGGCTGGGAATCGGGGTGGTCTTCGGCATCTTGATCGGCTCGCAATTCGTGATTCCACCCATCCTGCTCCGAGTGGTGCAGACCCGGAACCGGGAACTCTTCCTGATCTTCATCTTCCTGTTCTGCATCGGCATGGCGACCCTTACGGCCTGGGCCGGTCTGTCGCTGGCGCTCGGGGCGTTCCTGGCAGGCTTGGCGATCTCGGAGTCGGAATATGCCCACCAGACCCTGGCGGAGGTCTTGCCCTTCCGGGACACCTTGAGCAGCCTCTTTTTCGTGTCGGTCGGGATGCTGCTGGATCTGGGTTTCCTGGCCAGTCATCTGCCCCTGGTGACCGTGACGGTCCTGGCCATCGTCGCCTTGAAATTCGTGGCCGTGGCCATGCCAAGCTGGCTGGTCGGCTATCCCTTGCGCACCGGGACACTGGTGGGTCTGTCCCTGGCTCAGATCGGTGAGTTCTCGTTTGTCCTGGCCAACCGAGGGATGGAAGCCGGCTTGCTGCAAACCGACGACTACCAGGCGTTTCTGGCGTCGGCCGTCTTGACCATGGCATTAACCCCAATCTTGATTGCCTTTGGGCCAACCGCCTCGACCGGCCTGGAACAGATTCCGGTCGTGCATCGACTTGCGGAAAAACGCCAATCACGACGCCGGATCGAGGAGCCGGATCTGCCCGCCGAGTCGATCGGCGATCACGTCATCATCGCCGGCTTCGGCGTGGCCGGGAGGAACCTCTCTCGGGTCTTGCAGGGTGTCGATATTCCGTACGTGATTCTGGAAATGAACCCCGACTCCGTCCGCCGGTTGCGCGGTCAGGGGCAGCCGATCTTCTACGGAGATTGCACGCGGGCCTCGGTCCTCGAACATGCCGGGATCGACCGAGCGAAGATGGTCGTGGTCGTCATCTCCGATCCGGACGCGACCCGACGGGCCGTCCGCATGGCCCGCTTCCTGAACCCGAACCTGTACATCGTGGCCCGGGTGCACGACATCGAAGATATCGACGAGTTGCGCCGGCTCGGGGCCGATGAGGTCATTCCTGAAAACTTCGTCACCTCGATCGAGCTGTTCGACCGGGTTCTCGTCGAGTATCAGGTGCCTCGCAACCTGATTCTCGACCTGATTGACCGGGTCAGGAGCGATCAGTATCAGATCCTGCGATCGGCTCGACCCGTG
This genomic window contains:
- a CDS encoding cation:proton antiporter domain-containing protein gives rise to the protein MEHFEFLYDLLIVYAVAGLVVFAFQRMHIPPVVGLLVAGLVVGPSGLGLVGDQERVQLLAEVGVVVLLFTIGLEFSLSRLKTLGREMLAIGVPQVVLCVAVPTLATRWYLGAWGPALFTGMLVAMSSTAVVLKILIERGEVGTPHGKIAVAVLLLQDLLVMVFMLAVPLLSPEAGEEGWEGVLGQLGLGIGVVFGILIGSQFVIPPILLRVVQTRNRELFLIFIFLFCIGMATLTAWAGLSLALGAFLAGLAISESEYAHQTLAEVLPFRDTLSSLFFVSVGMLLDLGFLASHLPLVTVTVLAIVALKFVAVAMPSWLVGYPLRTGTLVGLSLAQIGEFSFVLANRGMEAGLLQTDDYQAFLASAVLTMALTPILIAFGPTASTGLEQIPVVHRLAEKRQSRRRIEEPDLPAESIGDHVIIAGFGVAGRNLSRVLQGVDIPYVILEMNPDSVRRLRGQGQPIFYGDCTRASVLEHAGIDRAKMVVVVISDPDATRRAVRMARFLNPNLYIVARVHDIEDIDELRRLGADEVIPENFVTSIELFDRVLVEYQVPRNLILDLIDRVRSDQYQILRSARPVRLDMPFSLAEGAAVESCLIPVQSPAVGRSIAEVRLRTLSGATILAIRRGSTDLVNPDPEIRLNGGDVVVLFGERSQLDLAIALLVPETDQPPPQGRHRSLS